A region of the Trueperaceae bacterium genome:
TCCTCGGCAGCGGCCTCGACCGGTCGGCGGACGGCTGGCTGGGCGGGCTGCTGAGCGCTCTCTCAGGGCTCGGAGCGCCCGTCGTGGCCATCGACGTCCCCAGCGGCCTGCCTACCGACACCCCGCGGGCGACCGGGCCGCACGTGACGGCGGACGTCACCGTGGAACTGGCCGGACGCAAGGTGGGGGGCGCGTTCCCGGCGACGAGCCGCCACTACGGCGTCCGGGTCCTCGCGCCCATCGGCATGCCTAGCGCGGTGCTGGCCCAGGTGGGCGGCATCGCTCTCCTGGACGCGGAAGCCGTGAGGGCGTGGCTGCCCGCTAGAGAGCGCTCCGCTAACAAGTACACGGCCGGCACCGTCACAGTCGTGGCCGGGTCCGGGCGTTACGCCGGAGCTGCCGAGCTGGCGTGCCGCGGCGCCTGGCGGGCCGGCGCCGGCCTCGTCACCCTCGTAGGCCCGGAACGCCACCCGTCGGCCTGGCCGGAGACGATCTTCGAGCGGGCCGAGGCAGGCAGGGCCAGGGGCGAGACCATGGGGGTGCCGGCCGGCACCGTGCCCGACGCGGTAGCGGGGCTGATCGAGCCGAAGCGCGCCGCCGCCCTGGTCATCGGACCGGGCCTCGCCGAGGAGTTCCTCCCCCACCTGCCCGAACTGCTGACCCTCGCCCCGGGCCCGGTCGTGCTGGACGCCGCCGCGCTGGGAGCGCTCGCCGCCGGAACGATCGCCCTCGGGACCGCCGCCTCGCACGCGGGCACCGCGCCCGCGTCCCGCGAGCGGCCTGGCGCTGCGGTGCTGACCCCACACACCGGCGAGGCCGCCGCCCTCCTCGGCACGACCACCGCGGTCGTCACGGACGACCCGTTGGCCGCCGCTAACGACGTGGCCGCGCGGTACGGCGCCGTGGTCGTCCTGAAGGGCGCCACCACGGTGATCGCGGCGCCCGACGGTCGGCTCGCCGTCTCCGAACGCGGCCACCCGGGGATGGCGGCGGGCGGCACGGGCGACGTGCTGGCCGGGGTCCTCGGTGCCGTGCTCGCGCCGGCCGGTGGGCGCGAAGAAGCGTTCGAGCGCGCGTGCGCGGCCGTCTGGTTGCACGGCGTCGCGGGCGAGGTCGCGGCGCGGCGGCACGGCATCGGCCTCGTGGCGAGCGACGTCGCCGAGGGCCTGCCCGACGCCCTCGCCGGGTTGCGCTGACGCCGGCCACCGCGCTTACGCGCGGGCGTACGAAAGCTGCCACCGCGAGGCCATCACCGTTCGGGGAGCGGCAGAGCCGGTCGCAGCCGGTAACTGACGACCACGTTGGGCGCGCGGGGGCGAGCATGGCCGCCAACGGCGGACCACACCCCGGCGCGTCAGGTGGTAGCGTTCCCCACATGCTTCGTGCGCACGTCCCGGCCAGCAGCGCCAACCTCGGGCCGGGCTTCGACACCCTCGGCCTGGCGCTCGACCTTCACCTCGAGGTCACGCTCGAGCCCTCCGAGACCGACGTGTTCGTGTACCGCGGACGGGGCGGCGGCGAAGGCCCTGACGGGGGCGGCGTTCCCAGCACGCCGGACAACCTCATCCACCGCGGCTTCCGCGCCGTCCACGAGCACCTGGGGCTGGCGGCTCCGCCCGTCGCCATCACGGCAGACAACCCGATACCGTTGGCGCGCGGGCTCGGCTCCTCGTCGGCTGCCCTGGTCGCCGGCGCCGCGCTTGCCGACGCCGTCACGGGCGGCAAGCTGGGCAGGCACGGCGTGTTCGACCTCACGGCCGCGCTCGAGGGCCATCCTGACAACGTCGGCCCATGCGTGTTCGGAGGCTTCACCGTCGCTGCTGCAGGCGCCGACGGCAACTTCCTGGCGGCGGCGCTCACCATGCCGCCCGGGTGGCGGCTCCTCTTCGGGGTGCCGCCGTTCGAGCTGGCCACCTCCGAGGCGCGCTCGGCGCTCCCGGACGAGTACAGCAGGCGCGCCGCCGTGCTCACGGCCTCCCGGTCCGCCCTCTGGGTCGCTGCCGTCGCCCAGGCGCGCCCCGAGCTACTGCGCGCGGCCTCGCTCGACGTCCTCCACCAACCTTACCGGGCCCACCTCGTGCCGGGCTTCGCTACGGCCCTGGCCGACCTCTCAGCGGCCGGCGCCTACGCGGCCTTCCTGTCGGGGGCAGGCCCGACTGTCGGGGCCGTGACCGACGCGGACGGTGTCGCAGCCTGCAAGGAGGCGCTCGGGCGCTTCGTCGGCACCAGCGGCGAGGTGCTCGAGTTGGCGACGGCGGGCGGCTACACGGTGGAGCGCTTCTGAGCGCGGGGGCGGCGAGCGGCGAGCGACGCGCGGACGTGCCGGGCGACGGTTCGGCGGCGAAGCGGCCGCTCGTCCTCGGCATCGACACGTCGTGCGACGACACTGGCGTCGGGATCGCCCGAGGGAGCGAAGTCATAGCGAACGCCGTCGAGTCGCAGACGGCCCTGCACGCCCGCTTCGGCGGAGTGATGCCCGAGCTCGCGAGCCGTGAGCACCTCGAGGTCATCGACGACGTGGTGAGCCGCGCGCTGGCGCAAGCCGGAGTCGAGCTCGCGGACCTGGACGCCGTCGCGGCGACGCGCGGCCCCGGGCTGGTCGGCGCCCTCCTCGTCGGGCTCGGCTACGGCAAGGCGCTCGCGTGGGGCTTGAACGTGCCGTTCGTGCCCGTCCACCACCTCGAGGGGCACCTCGCGGCCGCCGGCACCGAGCCCCCGTTCGTCGCGCTGCTCGCCTCGGGCGGTCATACGGCCCTCTTCGCCGTGCGCGGCTGGGACGACGTCGAGGAGCTCGGGCGCAGCCGCGACGACGCCGCGGGCGAGGCGTTCGACAAGGTAGCGCGCCTCCTCGGCCTCGGCTACCCCGGCGGAGCGGCGCTGGCGCGCCTGGCGGCCTCCGGGAACGACACGGCGGTGGCGCTCCCTTTCCCCATGCAGGGCGACAAGGGCCTGGAGTTCTCCTTCAGCGGCCTGAAGACGGCGGTGGCGCTCCTGCTGGAGCGCGACCCCGGGCTCGAGCCGGCTGACGTAGCGGCCTCGTTCGAACGCGTGGTGGTCGGGTCGCTCGTGAGCGTCACGTTGCGGGCGCTGGCACGGACCGGGCTCTCGCGCCTGGTGGTCGCCGGCGGGGTGGCCGCGAACACCAGGCTGCGCCGCGAGTTCGCGGCGGCCGGCGTCGACGTCTCGTTCCCGCCACCGGCACTGGCGACTGACAACGGCGCGATGATCGCGTTGGCGGGCGCCATGCGCCTGGCATACGGTCGTGTGCCCGAGCACCCCCTGCGGGCGGACGCCGAGCCGTACCTGCCGCTCGCTAGCTCGCTGTGACCAGAGCTGCGGGTGGGGCTCAGCCCACCAGCGTGCCGGATCGCCCGGGCCCGCGGGTCGTCCTCGTCCCCTCGGCTCCGGCGCTGGCTGCCTGATCCCCTTGGCTCACCGGCTACGAGCGTAAGGCTTACCGCACGCTCCCCCAGAGCCCCGCTAAGTACATCTCCTGGGTGACGATCCCCCGCACCTCGGAGCCGGCCACGATCACGGCCAACTGCTCGTGGGCGAGGACGCGGCGCAGGTCCGTGACGACCATGTCCTCCTCGACCTTGACGAGCTCCTCCCACGAGGTGATGCGGTCGTGGTGCAGGCCCGTTATGCCGATGGGGACACCGCCTTCCTGCACGATGACGATCCGGTTCTCGAGCATGGAGCTCGGCACCTGCGCCGCGTCGACGACGGGCACCTTGGCAGCCGAGCGCCCGGTGGTCGGTGGGACGCTGAGGCCGAAGCTCAGGAGCGTTGGGCTGGGCAGACGCAGCGCGCTGCGCACGTAGATGAGCGCACCGGAGTACGTGAGGACGAAGACGACGCCCTCGACGAGGCCGGCGAGGTTGAAGTCGGAGTAGCCGAGGCGCCCCGCGCGCCCCAAGGCCCAATGCACGAGGAGGGCGAGCAGCAGCGCGAACGCGACTGCCGAGGACGCGCCGAGGAGGGCGGCGATGCGGAGCTGGGCTGGTCGTCTCAAGGGTCTCTCCCGATGGCTAGGTCCGCCGGGCCAGGTCTACCGGCGCGGTGAGGTGAGGCAGGTCCGCGGCAAGGGTGCCTGGCAGGTGTTCCAGGCGGTCGACGTCGGCGGCCAGGCAGGCGTCGTGGCTGATCAGGGCGCGCGCGGGGGCGCCGAGCAGGTCGCTGACGCGGCGCTCGAGCTGCGGTACCGACGCGCGCCCGAGTAGGAGCCTGAGGAGCGTGCCGAGGCCGACGAGGCGCGCGAGGGCCAGGGGGTTCTTGCGGTTGCGGTACGCCCGCTCCATGAGCGGCAGGAGGGCCGGTACGGCGTCGGCACGGAGCAGCGCCAGGTTGCCGCCGGTGAAACGCCCGTCGGCCAGGGCCGCGTAGGTGCGGTCCTGCTGCGGGAACTGCGCGCGCGCGTCCGCCTCGGTGACGACCGGGTACACGAGGCGCGCGGGCGCGCCGTCTCGATCCACGAGGGCCTTGGCGCCGGCCACGAACCGCTCGATGGCGGCCCCGGTGAGCCAGGGGACGTCCGCCGTGACGACGAGCAGCCACCGCGGGTCGCCCGGTTGGGCGAGCGCGGCCCCGGCGCCGAGCGCCAGCGAGTCGACGAGCCGCTCGCCCGCCGGCACCCGCACGTCGTAGAGACCGGAGAAGCTCCCCGCCGGGTCGCCGACGTACACCGTCCTGCCTACGCAGGCGGCCGCGCGCAACGCCGCGAGGACGTACTCGCCCAGCGGCACGCCACCCAAGGGCACGTGCGCCTTGGACTCCACCCCGACGGCGCGCGCCAGGCGGTCGCGGTGCCCACCGCCGGCGAGGACGACGGCGACGAGCGTGTTCGCGTCACGCATATACGCGGATTGTAACGCGACCGTACCCGCGCGGCCCGCCAGGCGCACCGGCTCATCCGGGCGCCGACCAGCGTGCTCCCGTGCCGTCTGGCGAAGGCGCGCGAGCCATGAGAACGCCCCGCCGCGTCGTGCCGCGGCGGGGCTGTCGGTTCTCCTTGGGGGCTTGGCGCCTAGAAGCGCGACTGGCGGACGTTCAACTCGGTGTCGCGGCCGGCGCTGACGTCGAAGGTCGTCACGTAGGTCGCGTAGCCGGGCGCGATCAGGACGAGCTCGTGCCTGCCGGGGGCCACGTCGTTGATCTGCAGGCGGCCCGAGCCGTTGGGCAGGGTGCCGACCTGGCGGCCGTCGATGAACACGAGGGCGCCGCCGATGTTGCCGCGCACGACCACGGACGAGGTTAGCGCCGCTAGGCGGCCGTCGACAGTGCGGTCCTCGCCGCGGCGGACCGTGAACTGCACGCTCGTGGACTGGTAGCCATCGCGCTCGAAACGGGCCGTGTACGTGCCGGGCTCGAAGCGGAGCTGGCCGGTCGGAGTGGTGCCGACGTAGCGGCCGTCGACGTAGACGTCGGCGCCGCTTGGCGAGCTCGTGAACGAGATCGTGCCGGAGCGCTGGACCTGCTGGAGCTGGGCATTCACCGTCTTGGTCTCGCCGCCACGCAGGTTGAAGGACTCGGTGTACGGCTCGTAGCCGTCGGACTCGACGCGCACGTTGTGGCTGCCGGCGCGGGCACCGAAACGCATGGGTGTGTAGCCGACGAACTCGCCGTCGACGTATACGGAGGCCCTGCTAGGGCTGGAGCGGAGCTCGATGGTGCCGTACTCGGCCTGCGCCGGGCGGTCGCCGACGTAGTACAGGGCCGTGTCCGTCACCCAGTCCTGCTGGGGGATCGGCCTGACGACGATGGCGAAGCTCTGGGCGAAGCCCTGCTCGCCGATGATGCTCTGGGCGAAGATGTCGCTCTCGCGCTGGAAGCGGGCGAGGGTCGACGTGTCGAGCTGCGTCTTGCTGGCCACGGCGATGACCTTCGACAGCCCGCGGGGGGCGGCGATGTTGAAGACGTAACGGGCGTTGCCCGGGGGCAGGGTCTTGGTCTCGCCCGCCGCCAGGTAGTTGTTGTCGTCGTAGCGGTTCGGGAAGATCTGGGTCACGTCGCCGTTCGGGCGGACGTCGAAGATGTAGACCCAGGCGGCCTGGTCCACGCGCGCGCTGATCCTGACTTCCTCCCCGATCTGGTAGACGGGGCTGGCGTCGCCCGAGGTGTCGCGGTCCAGCCAGACCTGGACACCGAAGCTGGGAAGCGGGTTGACGACGATGGCTTGCGGGCTCACGACGATGCCTTGGGCGAGCACGATCGGTGCGAGGATGAGCAGCAGGATGGCTCCGAAGAGTCTCTTCATGACCTGCCCCCTTTCAGGCGAAAGAGTAGCACCGGGGTCATCGGCGGCATGATGGGCAGCTTAAAGCGGCCTTCATGGAGCGCCGGGTGTGAGACGGATAACATTCAGCCATGCCCAAGCAGACGAGCCCCCACCTCGCGCCACGTACCAGACGCAGCTTCTCCGCCGTCCTCGGCGCCATGACCCTATGTGCCGCCCTGATCGCGCCGTCCGCCGCCGCGCAGGCGTTGGATGTCGACACCGTGCTCGACAACGTCACGACCGCGGCGCGCGACCTGCGGGACGCCTCCTTCCTGTTGGAAGGCAAGCTCGTCGACACGGACGGCACGATCATCGCGCTCGAGATCGAGATCCAGGTGGTGCCGCCGGCCGGTCTCGCGAGCGCTTACATCATCCAGCCGGACGCGCTCGCGGACAACGAGATCGTCCTCGACGGTCCGGCCGTGTACAACTACACGTTCCTGACGAACCAGGTGATGGTGTTCGACGCCGACGACCCCGACGCTCTCGGCGGCCTCCTACCGAAGGGCGAGGACGGCGCCAGCGCGGAGATCTCCTTCGACCTCGGCGCCATCTTCGCCGGCTACGTGGCGACCATCGCGGACGTCGAGCAGGGCGCCGACGGCGACGTCTACGTGATCGAGTTCAA
Encoded here:
- the thrB gene encoding homoserine kinase, with translation MLRAHVPASSANLGPGFDTLGLALDLHLEVTLEPSETDVFVYRGRGGGEGPDGGGVPSTPDNLIHRGFRAVHEHLGLAAPPVAITADNPIPLARGLGSSSAALVAGAALADAVTGGKLGRHGVFDLTAALEGHPDNVGPCVFGGFTVAAAGADGNFLAAALTMPPGWRLLFGVPPFELATSEARSALPDEYSRRAAVLTASRSALWVAAVAQARPELLRAASLDVLHQPYRAHLVPGFATALADLSAAGAYAAFLSGAGPTVGAVTDADGVAACKEALGRFVGTSGEVLELATAGGYTVERF
- a CDS encoding NTP transferase domain-containing protein, with amino-acid sequence MRDANTLVAVVLAGGGHRDRLARAVGVESKAHVPLGGVPLGEYVLAALRAAACVGRTVYVGDPAGSFSGLYDVRVPAGERLVDSLALGAGAALAQPGDPRWLLVVTADVPWLTGAAIERFVAGAKALVDRDGAPARLVYPVVTEADARAQFPQQDRTYAALADGRFTGGNLALLRADAVPALLPLMERAYRNRKNPLALARLVGLGTLLRLLLGRASVPQLERRVSDLLGAPARALISHDACLAADVDRLEHLPGTLAADLPHLTAPVDLARRT
- a CDS encoding PEGA domain-containing protein, whose product is MKRLFGAILLLILAPIVLAQGIVVSPQAIVVNPLPSFGVQVWLDRDTSGDASPVYQIGEEVRISARVDQAAWVYIFDVRPNGDVTQIFPNRYDDNNYLAAGETKTLPPGNARYVFNIAAPRGLSKVIAVASKTQLDTSTLARFQRESDIFAQSIIGEQGFAQSFAIVVRPIPQQDWVTDTALYYVGDRPAQAEYGTIELRSSPSRASVYVDGEFVGYTPMRFGARAGSHNVRVESDGYEPYTESFNLRGGETKTVNAQLQQVQRSGTISFTSSPSGADVYVDGRYVGTTPTGQLRFEPGTYTARFERDGYQSTSVQFTVRRGEDRTVDGRLAALTSSVVVRGNIGGALVFIDGRQVGTLPNGSGRLQINDVAPGRHELVLIAPGYATYVTTFDVSAGRDTELNVRQSRF
- a CDS encoding NAD(P)H-hydrate dehydratase, producing MKLYHAAEMREADERAAAAGVSGETLMENAGAAVAREVLRRYPGTRRAVILCGKGNNGGDGYVCARKLRAAGLDVKVLELSPEPNRTDAARARTALLVSGAVTAPLTGVEDVRRLVAERTVIVDALLGSGLDRSADGWLGGLLSALSGLGAPVVAIDVPSGLPTDTPRATGPHVTADVTVELAGRKVGGAFPATSRHYGVRVLAPIGMPSAVLAQVGGIALLDAEAVRAWLPARERSANKYTAGTVTVVAGSGRYAGAAELACRGAWRAGAGLVTLVGPERHPSAWPETIFERAEAGRARGETMGVPAGTVPDAVAGLIEPKRAAALVIGPGLAEEFLPHLPELLTLAPGPVVLDAAALGALAAGTIALGTAASHAGTAPASRERPGAAVLTPHTGEAAALLGTTTAVVTDDPLAAANDVAARYGAVVVLKGATTVIAAPDGRLAVSERGHPGMAAGGTGDVLAGVLGAVLAPAGGREEAFERACAAVWLHGVAGEVAARRHGIGLVASDVAEGLPDALAGLR
- the tsaD gene encoding tRNA (adenosine(37)-N6)-threonylcarbamoyltransferase complex transferase subunit TsaD yields the protein MPGDGSAAKRPLVLGIDTSCDDTGVGIARGSEVIANAVESQTALHARFGGVMPELASREHLEVIDDVVSRALAQAGVELADLDAVAATRGPGLVGALLVGLGYGKALAWGLNVPFVPVHHLEGHLAAAGTEPPFVALLASGGHTALFAVRGWDDVEELGRSRDDAAGEAFDKVARLLGLGYPGGAALARLAASGNDTAVALPFPMQGDKGLEFSFSGLKTAVALLLERDPGLEPADVAASFERVVVGSLVSVTLRALARTGLSRLVVAGGVAANTRLRREFAAAGVDVSFPPPALATDNGAMIALAGAMRLAYGRVPEHPLRADAEPYLPLASSL